Within Hydrogenophaga sp. PAMC20947, the genomic segment ACCATGTAGTCGCGAGAAAAGCTGTCCATGATGTGCCCCAACGCATCGCTCAGAATGGTCATGGCAAACTGGGTGTTGATTTGAATCGCTTCGTCCGTGATCGGGATGTTCTTGTTGTGCAGCCAGATCTTGGTGCGCAACAAACGCGCAGCGTGTCTGGGTGGCAGATCGGAAGGGTAAATCAGCCGAACATCCGGGCTCCAGGTGCGCGCTTCAGGCGAGAGCGGCTCACCGAGCACGGACTGCGACAGGTAAACAGGGCCAGCGGGTGTTGCGCCGGCAGAAAAAACACCCTTCGCGTCCTTTGCGTCCAGCCACAGCACCCACCCATCAGATTTTCCGCCCAAGGCTTTTTGCAGCTTCGCGTCGCCAGGGTCACCTGACAGCACCAGATCGTCCAGCACCACCTGTCCCCCCAAGGCCCGCCGGAAGGCCGCAGATGCCGTCAAGCCCGCCGCATCGTTTCTGAACACCTGCACCAACCGCCCCGGTTTCCCGCCTTCCCGACCGAGCAGAAACTTGGCGAGGACCTCGGCGTCCAGCGTGACGCCCTGGGAGAAATACAAGTTGTAGTTGTTGGTGCCCTCCACCACCGGCAATTCCACCTGCGGGAAAATACTGGGGATTTCATGTCGCTCGCTGAAGGCATGAATCGGTTTCCAGCTGCTGGTTCCCAGCCCCCCGACCAGGGCAAACACGGGCTGATCCCGGTAAAATGATTCAAGCTGCTCGCTCCATGTTTCGCTGGGCCCTTTGAGCGTCCAAACGTGCAAAACCCACCGCCGGTAGGCGCGGTACATGCGCATGGTGCCTGCGTCGCGCCGCCGGTCTTCCGACCGCGCATTGCTGGTCTTGTCCTTGACAAAGGCCTGCATGATGTCCAGCATGGCGCGGCGCTGCTCTGGGCTGACATCGGGCTGTATCACCGTGGCGAAATGGATGTCCTCATCGTCCACGCCCGGTGACGGCTTGTCCGACAGCGTGGACAGATAGGCAGAGATGGCATTCATGTCTTCGTCCCCCAGCGCATAACGCGGCATCACCGGGGACAGCGGCTCGCCCCCAGAGTCCACCCCGCTTCGAATGGCCCGGGCCAGCAGCGCTGCGGTGTACGGTGCGCGTTGGCGGGCCCCGAGCTGGGCCTTGATGCGCGGGCTGGTGATCACTTGTGTCTGCACTTCAAAAAGTGCTGGCGCTGTGATCGGCCGAATCGTGAACGGGCCTTCACTCGCGCCATAGCCGCTGCGGCGGTGGCAAGCAGCGCAAGCCACCGTGCTGCCGCTCAGTTCAGACTGTGCCGCCCCCAGCGCTTTCAATGGTTCGCCCGAACCGCCAATGCCCTCGCGGTAGATTTTCTGACCCTGGGCCATCAGCCGTTCACGCTCTCCCCCGTCGGCCCCCACACCGCTCGATGCCGATCCCGATCCCTGACCATGGGCCGGGCCGATGGCGCAGACCAGCGCGGTCAGACACAGCGCCCCCAGGCGCGAAATTGGAGAGAAAGCCTTGGGTGTGCTGGCCATCACATGGCCAGCATCATTCTGTACTCACGCGCCAGCGCATCCGGGGATACGAAGCCGTCGATCCGCACCCAGGAAGCGCCCGAACTCTGGCGCATCAAAGTCAAGGGTTCGTGGTTCATCTTGTTTCCCCGATAGGCACCAAACGCCAGCTGCACCAGTTTGATGTCCTCTGCGCGCCCGGTCAAGAACTTCCAGCGCGGCCCTGCGTGCAAGCTCTTGGCATAAGCCTTCAGCTGGAGGGGGGTATCTGCCTCGGGGTCGATGGAGATCGACACCATGCGCAATCGCTTGCCATCCGCCCCCAGAACGGCCGGCAGCTCGGCAAAGACATGGGCCATCACCGGACAGATCGTGCTGCAACTGGTGAAGATGAAGTTCACCATCACCGGATCTGGGGTGGCCATCAATTCGCGCAACTTCACAGGGCGATCATCGGCGTCGGTCAGCACCACATCGGGCATGGCGTAGTCATTGATCGATCGCTTGAAGTCGGGCTTGAACACCAACGCGCCAGGCGTCTTCCCCTTGGCCGCTGCGATGTGATCTTCCAGACCGTGTGCGAGCGCACCGCCAGCACCCAACAGGCTGGCGAGGATCAACGTCAGCGTGGTTCGCTCAACGGCCGCGCGGCGTGAATGGGGTTTCATGGTCTTTTCTCCTTTGACGGTCAATGTCCGATGGTCTGCGGCTTGGCATCGCCTTGGGCCAGTTCGTGTGAAGCACTCAAGACCTTGAAGGCCGCCAATGCATTGAGGCGGACGTAGTCCGTGCCGCCAATGAGCCCGGTCCCGCTCAAGGTCTGCGCCCCGCGCAGGACCGCCATCTCCAGTTCAGCCACCGACGCCGAAGGAAATGCGCCGACCAACAGCGCCATCACGCCGGCCACGTGGGGCGCCGCCAGCGAGCTGCCCGAGGTGGTGGTGTAGGAAGGCTGTCCACCGTGCGAGAGATCGGCGGTCCGGACGCTGACCCCAGGTGCCATGAGCCGAGGAAACACGCTGCGATCGCACGACGACGGCCCCCGACTGGTCTGCCGCGCCACCAGCTGGTCGCGGTCGATGGCGCCCACCGACATCACGCCCGGGTTGTTGCCAGGCGAATTGCTGGTGTTGGGAAACGGCCCGTCATTGCCCGCGGCGAACACCACCGCGATGCCCACGGCCTTGAGCACCTGGATGTCCCCGCTGAACTCCAGAATGCACGACCCCACGGCCCGGCCCGTCAAGGCCCAGGAGGCGTTCAACACGTCGGGTTGATCCAGGGTTGCCGGGTCGCCGTCGGGATCGATCAGCCATTGAAAGCCCAGGTGGATGTCGCTCATGCTGGCGTGGCCGTCGTGGTTGTACAGGCGGGCGGCCATCCAGCGCGCCTCGGGGGCCACGCCCATGTCGGGCCCGCCCACGATCAGACCGAGCGCCTGGGTGCCATGGCCCAAGGCATCGTAAGGAAACGGTTCTTCACCATGCGGGTCGAACCAGCTGTTGGCACCGCCACGCCACTTCCCGCGAAGCGCCGGGTGGTCAAGATCGGCGCCGGTGTCCATCGTGGCCACCACCACCCCTTGGCCGGTGTGGCCCATGGCCCAGAGTTCGGGCACATGAATTGAAGTCAGGTTCCAGCCTGGCTGTGCCTTGCCGTAATCGGGTGCAGTGGCAGCCGGCCAGGCCTTTGGCGCGGGGGTCAGCGATGGCGCTTCGCCGGGAGCAAGGCGCGGGGCCGGCGTGCGCTGCGATCGACCGCCCTGCACAAAAGCGTCCAGGTCGATGCTGGACACGCCATCCAGAGCCGCCAGGGTCTTCACCGCCACAGCGGGCACGGTCGCGGCAACGGCGTTGATCAGCCACAGGTCGCGGATCTTGACCGCTCCTTGCGCCTTGAGCGCTGGCGCTACCGCTGCGCGGTTCAACGCGGCGCGCTCCTTGAGGGCCAGCAACACCCGCTGGCTCCGTTCCGCGCGGGAACCATTCGCCAGCTTCTCCAGGTTCAAAGGGTTGGTGAAGCGCACGATGATGGCCGTGTCGGCATGGGTGCCGCTGCGCGCCATGCTGCGCTCGAGCGCCGGTGCGATCTCCCCGCCATGGGCCGAAGGCGCCAACGGCACCCCCGCCACCAACACTGAAGCCACCACACAAGAATTGAACCAAACGGACGGGGTCTTCACGGCAACCTCATTGTGGGTTGCCTGGCTATTGCACGGTAAGGTCTGTGATTCTCACCTCGCCCAGCAACAAGGTCACCCGATCACCGCTCTGCACCGCCTTGCCCGGGTTGCCGAACATCACAAAATAGGTGCGATCTTCCATGATCCTGTTGTTGCGTGCCGTCTGGCGAATGCGGCCCAGCACCGGTGTGTCGGGCACGCCCAGCTTGGCGCCCCGAGACTCATCCAGCAGGTAGGGTTGAATCTTGCCGTTGAGCAAAGGCGCGGCCTTGGCCTGATCCAGCACCCGGTAACGGAAATCGAGCATCGACCCCGCTGCGGAGAGGCGCAGGCCTTCAACCCGAATCCCGTAGGTGGTCTGCACCTGGGGCACCGCAGCGGCCTCGAACCCGTTGGCGGAACCTGTCGGCTCCATGGCAGCACAGCCGCTCAGCAACCAGAACGCCCCGAGAACCACGGCAACCCCAAGCCGACCCAATCCCGACAGGTCTTTCGAGCGTGCCACTCCATGGACAGCTGTTTCGATGGATTTCATGGTCAGGCCTCCTGTTTGCTTGCTAGCTGCCACCCGAGAAGTTGTCCACGATGGCATCTTGACTCTGCATCTGCAGACCAATGTTGCCAGGACCTTGCCAGGCTGTCACGTTCGGCAATTGCACGCCGCCCACGTAAGCGGAGTTGACGAAGGTGGTCACGATGCCTTTGTTGTCAACCGTGGCGCTCAGCGTGCCGGATGTCGCGCAGCCTGCCGCGCCGAAAGTCGCCTGGGTCACGTAGATCGAGACGTTGCTGCCCCCCATCATCGTGGCCACCACCACCTCGTTGTCCTCGCACCGCACCCGCACATAGTTGGCCGGTGCAGAGGTTGTTCCGCCGGTGGCCTTGAGCACCAGGGCCGACGACCCGTTCAATGGCGTGACGCTCTCAAACCCGGCGCTTTGTGTCGCCAGGAACTGGGTGTTCCAGATCGCGAGCCCACCCAACCCCACCGACATGGCCTTGGCCTGGTCGGTCACCACCTGCAAATTGGGCTCGGCCGCAACGCTGCTCACCACCTGACTCCAGTTGGCGCCCAGGTTGTTGACCGTGCCACGATCAAAGTTGTCCAAAGCGTTTGAAGTTGGCGCCGCTGGCGTGCTCAGATTGATCGTCACCGAGGCAGAGGCCGTGGCCAGGCCATCGGTCACCTGGTAGGTGAACGTGTCGTTGCCCGTGAAGCCGGCGAGCGGCGTGTAGGTGAACGATCCGTTGGTGTTCAGCGTGTAGGTTCCTCCCTCGCTAGTGTGTCCTGTGGTCACCGTTACCGCCACCGCCACCGCGCGCATGGGCTGGGGAAGACCGTCGGTGTTGTTGTCGTTGGCCAAGACGCCTTGCGCGGCGGCCACATTGAGTGTCACCCCTTGTACGCTGGTATAGGCATCACCCACGGCCACTGGCGGCTGGTTGGAAACGCTTCCACTCAGACCGCCACCAGAGGTTCCCGACGCAGCGTACTGGAGGAAGGCCAGCATGCCGCCATCTTCCAGACCATTGTTGGAGAGGCTGAGCCGACGGTCCAGAACCGCGTAGACCGCGCCACCGGCATCCGGGGTCAGCAACACATCCATGGTCTTCGCCGCTGGCAACAAGGCTGTGTACTGCCGGGTTTGCCAGGGATAGGGCTTGCCGTCTTCGGCCACCAGGGTCCAGTAGGTTCCGTCGATCATGGGCACATGGGTGGTCAGGCCGGCGTTGAGGAAACGCAGCAAGGTCACGCCGGGACCACCGGTCAGCTCCACGATGGGGTCGTTGGGGTACACCTTGCCGTTGATCAGGAAATATTTCGGCTGGTAGTCAAAGGTGCTGGTGGGGCCAGCAGCGGTCCCGTAGGTCGGGGTGGTTCCGCCCACGGCGGTGTGCAAGGCCGGGTCGATCTCGCTGTAGAGCAAAGTGGCCTGGTTGTTGTAGACCACCCCCGGGTAGGCCTCGGTCGCCGAGGCGTCCTTGGTCACCGCACCATACAGGCCCATTTGCACCTGCACCTGTGGGTGGGTGCCACTCTGGTAGAGGTAGGTGCCGGGTGCGGGATTGTTCCAGGTGTAGGTGGCCTCGCCACCTGCTGGCGCTTCTGTGTCGAACGATCGCACGCGTTTGGTGAGATCGCCACCGCGGGGGCCAAATGTGCCGTCGTTCCACACCGGGGTCATGGGCTTGATCAATCCGTTGATCACCAGCGAAGTCGGGGCAGGCAAATTGTTGGCCAGTTTCACAGTGAGCTCGGGGTCGCCCACCGGAACTGCCAGTGCCGGTCCGGGTACCGTAGCCGCATCACAGCTGGCCCAGCTGGCGGTGCACAGGGCGTAACCCCACATGGGAATGGACGTACCACCAGTGGGAACGGTGAAGCTCACCGCTTCCGCACGCAAGTAGTATTCCACGGCAAATACTTGGTTTGGCGCCAGCAGCGCCGCCGCTGCGGTTGCCAGCGCGGCAACGCCCAGAACGGAAGGTTTGAAGTTCATGATGCCGCTCCCCGCTGTGAAGGCCGATTTGAACCAAGGCTGTCGATGGGCATGGATGGGGTGGCTCATGGGGTGCCTCCTTTGAAGTCGTCAACGCGGGCCCCCGGCGGCAGGAACAGGCCGACCTGGCCACCACCGGTGACGGTGGTCACCGCACTGCCGAGCAAGGTGGTCACCGCGCCCGAGGTTTTCCAGACGTAAACCGTGCCGGTGGCGTCGACCATGGCGGTCATGGTGTCGCCATTGGCGAAAGTTCCGCTCAGCGTGCCTGCGCCGGTGTACGCCGTGCCGTTGGTCGTGGTTTCCACCACCACCTGACCGCTGTCATGACGCACCCGGATGGCGCTCGGGTAGAAACCCAGAGCGCTGTAGGTGCCACTCGCCTGCAGCAAGAGGCTGACGCCGTTGACCGTGGTGTTGGCAAACGTGAGGGCTGCGCCTTGGGAAGCGCCCAGGGCACCGGCTCGGTAAGCGTTTGCGCCGTTTGCACAGAGGGCATTAATAAATCCGGAGCCAAATCCAGTTGCATTGTTGACGCAGAACGCCTGATTGCCGTTGGTGCGGATGCCTGCATTGCCGAAGAAAACCAATTGCTGCCAGCTATTGCCCAGCGTGATGGCATTGTTCCGATTGAAGTTGTCAAGCAAAGACAACGTTGGAATGGCTGGAGGAGCCGTGCCACCACCGCCGCCACCCCCGCCGGAGGGGCCGGTTCCTGCGTCGAGGTCTACGCTCCAGGGTTCAATGATCAGCATGGTCATCATGCCGCCGGGGAAGATGTCGTCGGTGGTGATCTCGCGCTCATTGTGCGAGTGCCACATGTGGTAGTAGCCACCGGTGACGTTCAGGCCAGGGTGTCCCTGGGGCAGCGTGCCGGACTGGCCGAGGAAGGGGCTGCCACCGTAGTGTTCGCCGGACGAAATGTCGAGCTGGCCCGGCAGCGTCACGGGAATCGCTTTGCCGTGGTCGGCGCACCATTCCCGGGTGGACGTGTCATACCCCTGGCCGTCGGGTGAGCAGCTGTGCGGGTTTTGCGCCACGGTGCCGTAGATGTCCCAGCCGATGCCTTTGCCGGTCCAGTCGAAGAGCAGGTCCACGGTCTGGCCCGGTACCGAGCGCACGGTGAAGTCGGGGGCGGTGATGTCGGGCGCGGCCGTGTTGTCCATCAGCGAGTTGAGCACACGGCCATCTTTGGCAATGGGCAAGGCGTGGTTGCCGTGGTGGTGGAAGGGGTGCAATTCGCGCCCGGCATTGACCACGCGCATCAGCAGCTTTTCACCGGGATGCATGCGGGGCAGCGAGTTGTAGGGTTGGGTCGGTAGCCAGCCCACATAGCTGTCGAGCTGGGTGTCTGGCGCATTGCGGCCGTTGATGAACCACATGCTGGCCTTGATGGTGGTGGTGTCGATCTGCACCGGCTGGCCGCTGTAAACCTGGCCGTACACCGCCCAGTGCACAGCGGGGTCCATCTCAGTCAGCAGGAACAGGGTTTCGCGGTCATACCCGGTCGCGGCATTCTGGTAAGCCTTGCGGTTGGCGTGGCTGGTGCCGTCGCCATAGGCGAAGCCCGTGGGCCGCACGATGATGGCGCCCACCAGGCCCATTTCAACTTGCAGGTCGGCATTGGTGCCGCTGTGGTACATGTAGGTGCCTGGTTCGGTGGCGATGAAGCTGTAGGTCGGGCCTTGAACCGGTATGTTGGAGCCCGAGGGTGCGGCAGGCGCTTCGCGGGTCAGTACCCCGGCTCCGCCACCGGTGGCGATCACGTCTTTCTGGCCTGGGAAAACGATGGAAACGGGTACCGGCAGCGTGTTGTAGAGCACGATGTTGACCGTGTCGCCCTGGTTCACCACCAGCGTGGGCCCGGGGTACTGCATGGCGAACGTACTGCCGTGCGCATAGCCCCAGGTGTAGTGGCTGTTGCCGTCGGACGTGCTGATGAAATCATCCCGGGCGGTCATGCTGAAGGTGTGCACCGTGCCAACCTTGTCACCCTCCCAGCCTTCGACCAGTGCGCTGGCGTGGCCGCTCAGGCACAGCATCAGCGCCACGGCCCCGGTCTTGACGACCGTGGACAGCGAATTGAGCATTTGGTTAGCGTTCATGGCGCCTCTCCTGATGAATTTCAATGGGGCTTGTTCGTGAGCAGTCGGGTGTGGTCGGGTCAGATGCTGCTCACCACAATTTCGGTCATCATCCCGCCGTTGTCTTCCGTGCCGTTGCTCAGGAAGTTCAAGTTGGTGGTGTAGAGAAAATAGGTCCCCGGCTCCACCTGGCTGGTGTCGATCATCACTTCGGTGGACTCACCGCCACCCAGGGTGACGGAGCTCGTGTCGTAGTACAAAATTTTCCCGTCCGGCCCTTTGAGCTGGCGCGCCCCCGATCCAACCACCTTCATCGGCAAGCCTTGTGCCGTGATGGTGTAGTAGTTGGTGACGCTGAGATTCGACATGCGCAGCAAGACCCGCTCGCCCTTGACCGCAGTGATCAGGGCGTTGATGGGC encodes:
- a CDS encoding c-type cytochrome — its product is MASTPKAFSPISRLGALCLTALVCAIGPAHGQGSGSASSGVGADGGERERLMAQGQKIYREGIGGSGEPLKALGAAQSELSGSTVACAACHRRSGYGASEGPFTIRPITAPALFEVQTQVITSPRIKAQLGARQRAPYTAALLARAIRSGVDSGGEPLSPVMPRYALGDEDMNAISAYLSTLSDKPSPGVDDEDIHFATVIQPDVSPEQRRAMLDIMQAFVKDKTSNARSEDRRRDAGTMRMYRAYRRWVLHVWTLKGPSETWSEQLESFYRDQPVFALVGGLGTSSWKPIHAFSERHEIPSIFPQVELPVVEGTNNYNLYFSQGVTLDAEVLAKFLLGREGGKPGRLVQVFRNDAAGLTASAAFRRALGGQVVLDDLVLSGDPGDAKLQKALGGKSDGWVLWLDAKDAKGVFSAGATPAGPVYLSQSVLGEPLSPEARTWSPDVRLIYPSDLPPRHAARLLRTKIWLHNKNIPITDEAIQINTQFAMTILSDALGHIMDSFSRDYMVELVEHIVPLTPSPSMYPSVSLAPGQRFAAKGRSVVQLVADPKAPLKALSGWIVP
- a CDS encoding SCO family protein, with the protein product MKPHSRRAAVERTTLTLILASLLGAGGALAHGLEDHIAAAKGKTPGALVFKPDFKRSINDYAMPDVVLTDADDRPVKLRELMATPDPVMVNFIFTSCSTICPVMAHVFAELPAVLGADGKRLRMVSISIDPEADTPLQLKAYAKSLHAGPRWKFLTGRAEDIKLVQLAFGAYRGNKMNHEPLTLMRQSSGASWVRIDGFVSPDALAREYRMMLAM
- a CDS encoding S8 family serine peptidase; translated protein: MKTPSVWFNSCVVASVLVAGVPLAPSAHGGEIAPALERSMARSGTHADTAIIVRFTNPLNLEKLANGSRAERSQRVLLALKERAALNRAAVAPALKAQGAVKIRDLWLINAVAATVPAVAVKTLAALDGVSSIDLDAFVQGGRSQRTPAPRLAPGEAPSLTPAPKAWPAATAPDYGKAQPGWNLTSIHVPELWAMGHTGQGVVVATMDTGADLDHPALRGKWRGGANSWFDPHGEEPFPYDALGHGTQALGLIVGGPDMGVAPEARWMAARLYNHDGHASMSDIHLGFQWLIDPDGDPATLDQPDVLNASWALTGRAVGSCILEFSGDIQVLKAVGIAVVFAAGNDGPFPNTSNSPGNNPGVMSVGAIDRDQLVARQTSRGPSSCDRSVFPRLMAPGVSVRTADLSHGGQPSYTTTSGSSLAAPHVAGVMALLVGAFPSASVAELEMAVLRGAQTLSGTGLIGGTDYVRLNALAAFKVLSASHELAQGDAKPQTIGH
- a CDS encoding Ig-like domain-containing protein, with the protein product MSHPIHAHRQPWFKSAFTAGSGIMNFKPSVLGVAALATAAAALLAPNQVFAVEYYLRAEAVSFTVPTGGTSIPMWGYALCTASWASCDAATVPGPALAVPVGDPELTVKLANNLPAPTSLVINGLIKPMTPVWNDGTFGPRGGDLTKRVRSFDTEAPAGGEATYTWNNPAPGTYLYQSGTHPQVQVQMGLYGAVTKDASATEAYPGVVYNNQATLLYSEIDPALHTAVGGTTPTYGTAAGPTSTFDYQPKYFLINGKVYPNDPIVELTGGPGVTLLRFLNAGLTTHVPMIDGTYWTLVAEDGKPYPWQTRQYTALLPAAKTMDVLLTPDAGGAVYAVLDRRLSLSNNGLEDGGMLAFLQYAASGTSGGGLSGSVSNQPPVAVGDAYTSVQGVTLNVAAAQGVLANDNNTDGLPQPMRAVAVAVTVTTGHTSEGGTYTLNTNGSFTYTPLAGFTGNDTFTYQVTDGLATASASVTINLSTPAAPTSNALDNFDRGTVNNLGANWSQVVSSVAAEPNLQVVTDQAKAMSVGLGGLAIWNTQFLATQSAGFESVTPLNGSSALVLKATGGTTSAPANYVRVRCEDNEVVVATMMGGSNVSIYVTQATFGAAGCATSGTLSATVDNKGIVTTFVNSAYVGGVQLPNVTAWQGPGNIGLQMQSQDAIVDNFSGGS
- a CDS encoding multicopper oxidase domain-containing protein codes for the protein MNANQMLNSLSTVVKTGAVALMLCLSGHASALVEGWEGDKVGTVHTFSMTARDDFISTSDGNSHYTWGYAHGSTFAMQYPGPTLVVNQGDTVNIVLYNTLPVPVSIVFPGQKDVIATGGGAGVLTREAPAAPSGSNIPVQGPTYSFIATEPGTYMYHSGTNADLQVEMGLVGAIIVRPTGFAYGDGTSHANRKAYQNAATGYDRETLFLLTEMDPAVHWAVYGQVYSGQPVQIDTTTIKASMWFINGRNAPDTQLDSYVGWLPTQPYNSLPRMHPGEKLLMRVVNAGRELHPFHHHGNHALPIAKDGRVLNSLMDNTAAPDITAPDFTVRSVPGQTVDLLFDWTGKGIGWDIYGTVAQNPHSCSPDGQGYDTSTREWCADHGKAIPVTLPGQLDISSGEHYGGSPFLGQSGTLPQGHPGLNVTGGYYHMWHSHNEREITTDDIFPGGMMTMLIIEPWSVDLDAGTGPSGGGGGGGGTAPPAIPTLSLLDNFNRNNAITLGNSWQQLVFFGNAGIRTNGNQAFCVNNATGFGSGFINALCANGANAYRAGALGASQGAALTFANTTVNGVSLLLQASGTYSALGFYPSAIRVRHDSGQVVVETTTNGTAYTGAGTLSGTFANGDTMTAMVDATGTVYVWKTSGAVTTLLGSAVTTVTGGGQVGLFLPPGARVDDFKGGTP